The Tamandua tetradactyla isolate mTamTet1 chromosome 6, mTamTet1.pri, whole genome shotgun sequence genome contains the following window.
CTGTACTTTTCAGGTGCTGGTTAAATATTATGAGTGAATGGAGAGACCTTCATTTATGCTCTCCATCAAGTCCTGGTTTATACTTCTCATTAATGTTTTTAGCTGTTCCCTGTTTGATCCTgtatatttcatttatgttgttcaccttttccccatttggtccTGTACATTTTATGTGAATGTTATTTCTTGGGATTGTATATTTTGGGTGGTTGTTGCTGTTGTGAATGGTATCTTTCCCCccttattttctaattatttgttACTGGTATATAAGAAAATCACTGacatttcaatatttaatttgttATTAGTTATTTAAAGTTAGCTATTCTTCTTGCAGTATTCTTAAAGAATCCTTTGATTACACAATTATTTCAcctgtaatattctttttttccctataattttatttgctatttctgtttttcattgtGGAACTTCCCAAATAATGTTTAAAAGATTGATGATCATGGACATCCATCCTTGTTTTGGTTCTAATTTTGATAGAAATACAACTcctcactgttaagtatgatgaTGCATAGTGGTTTTAATACATTATATCATTTTTTACCtagttcttaaaatgttttttataaggAGTATCTTATAAATGATTTTAGATTGACTTTTTTGGTAAGGTAGGGGGAGGtacatggtcctggaatcaaacctgggtttcccgcatgaaaggcaaacattctaccactgaaccacccatgtacccttaAGGTTGACTTTTGTCTGACATTTTTGGTGTCAGTTCAAGGAATTTGCTTTTGCTCCCGAGTATTATTATTTAAGATTATTGAATCCCATATTTGTGATCTTTTAATTTAGCCATGGAAGGTACTTCTCGCTTTGCTCTGGTAAGCTAATGTTGCTCTGACTTTCTTCCTGGTCACTAATATCTGGAGGGTGAAGGAATAGGGACTGAagcaaacagatttttttaattccctTGCTCTTCTTAGGGTATAGAACTTGAATGTTTCCCAATATAGGAATTTCTCAAAGATTCAGGGTTGGATGTATGATGTTATGATACTAAACTTAACAACAGTAACAATACTTACTGCACATGGGAATGTGTGtggacacagacacacaaataAAGCTTTATGCAAATTTTGTCATTTACTTCTCAGAAAGAAAACTGCTGTGAGATGAGTTCTGCTATGGCCATtctgtagatgaggaaattgtAATTTAGAGCagtaaagtaacttgcccaagattgtACAActtaaaaacagaagagaaaaaaaacaaaaacagaaaaggtgGGATTTGGCCTAGATCCTCTGACACTAGAGCTCACACTTTTCACCACTACTCTTGCTTCATTGCATTTGCTTTTGTGTTTATACTCTTACTAGAATCCCCCTGACTGGTGAGTATCTGTTCACCAAGAAACAAACTTGTAAGAGTCAACCCTTAGAGATATAGGGAGGGGagatatattcttttttagtaatGTAATAATTACTACCATCTCTTCTGGGACTTCATAAGCAGCTATTAATTACTACTTTTCTGAAATAAGTAGATTGATTTGACAGTGTTGTTAAAAACCATTAACATTGTTTGCgaataaaactttcagaaaaagaaaatgctattaTAAATTACATATGCAGTCATGTTAATTCTGTTGCAGGTTGCTCATTCATTGACGATCTTATTTTAGGAAACACGTTATAggagctcttttttattttatatctgcaCAGAACCCTAAACATTTACTCAACAACAGAATTTGGCTTAacactatgtgccaagcacactactgttttttatttaccaGGACACACTAATTTAAAAACATGGTATTAAAGCTATTTCTTGTGAATTCGATAGATAGATACTGGGGACTACCGCATTCTGAATTGTTTGTGGAGCCCACTAATAACAGTAGCATTTGTATTAGTCACAAATAATGAACCTTTCTCCATTAATAACAATAAGAACACAGTTTCCTTAGAAGGAAGTATTATCTGATTACATTGGCATAGATAATACTTCTTTCTGAGACTTAGAGTCTGAATAATTGACATAGGTTGAAACTTAAGTATTTACTGAGTTTTTCCTCAGACTTTTGCAGACATTGGCATAATCCATAGGTACTGCTAATGCCATGAGCCATAATTTTACTCTCTTGTCATTTTTCTCCCATGGGATTTCTAAGACAACATTGAATTTTGGCACCCTCAAAGTGAAACCTTTTTTCTGTGGAACTCAGcatatgtgtttgtttattttaaaataaagtacaaGGATATAGTAGAGGAGGGAATATCTAAGCAATTGGCCTCTGAGGGATGGTGGAAGTACTAAATTAGTGATTAAGAGGGAGTAGGGATAGCTTGCCCATTTGGAGATggaatgcattttaaaatcatttatataACTTTTTCAAATGACCTGTTTTCTTCATGGTGAAATTCCCTGACATAGTGGGTCTAGTTCAGTTTGCTAGtacagaaaaatattcaagaaacattGTACTAAATAGCGTTGAGTTAAAGTATTTCATCAAAACGtaattgtgtttttttcataagtctggtcctttaaaaggaaaaaaaaaaagagcgtgTAAGCAGGTTGTTACTTTTGTCTGCTGAATAGAAATGTTCTTCCCAAATACGGAAAAGAAAggtatcttaattttaaaatttcttaagaaggaatatataaaatttctttctGTACTGTTTCCAACTCTAGTAATGTTCAAAATTAGATTCTTCCTTATGTCTCACAATAAATACCTCATCTGTGACTCATCTATTTCACTTATGCTGTGTTGCATTTTAATCTAGCCTTTTTTCAAGGCTTCAGTTTTTTGACTCTTGGCTGTTACTGATGTTTGTCACTGATTCATGAAGTGGcttactttttatatttgtagaaaATTCTCAATAATTTTCTTCTAGTTGGAGCTTCAGCGCAGTTTAATTTGGAGTGTCCAAATCTGTCCCATGTCCTGCCCTAGTCTTTTTGTCTGCTTTATTGGATTCATCATCTGCTTGGAACACCAAACGAATTTCATCCCTTCCTTCCTCACTACCTCTCTCAGTACTGACTATATTTGTTAGACCTCACCTTTTTATCcttaaatgaatttcatttttaattcaggTAATTCAGATTCTAACctctaatgtgcaaaaattaatttttccacCCTACCTCTAGGCTCTTAATATCACTAATATTTAAAATCATCCATTAATCAATGATCTATTAAATATGCACTAAAACTGatcctttatatttctttaaatgaatTCTTTTCATTATATTGTGTTTTCTTATACTTCTTAAATGCAAAAATCAAAGCCATTAAACTTTCCTTATTAAAATGCAAAGCTTAGTATCTTGTAGCTTTTTGAAGCGCTTTTGTCCATTATATAATCTGTAAAGTAGCCAAAGAGTTCCTTAGAAGCAGGACATCATTTAGATGTAAAACAATTACCGCTTGTGTGTAAAACAATTGATGTGGCATAACCATTAATTGGGTGGCAACCACAGTTTTACTTTAGTGGCAGAATCCTTGAATGCTTCCAACATTTCATCCACATTAAAGACTTTACCAACATGATACTCTAGAACAAAAATAGTTAGATCGTTTCAGTTCTAAGATTAAATTGATATGACCAGAAAACCAAATGACACAGTTATGAGCGtagaccttttatttttttccagatgtTTGACAGTGtaaacatacataaaatacatattaaagtTTAGATGCTTTATATTTTGTTCAATAAATTGAAGccttaaaaagaaagcatttcattaaaaaaaaaaaaaaggaaactcatTAGTTTACTTTAGACAGTAAAATAGCAGCAAGTACCAAGACATTGTGCACTTCTTTTAAGACAGGTTACTTCATTTATATCAGTCAGAAATGTCAGATGGGCTTTCTTGAATATTTAAGATAGTTTGAATCACTGGTTAGATAGGGGCATATTTTCCCAACTATACATCATAGAGGAGTTCTTTCATTAGTTTCAAAAGATGCAGACCCTCAGACTACCAGCATGACCATAGCATTGAGTATTAAGAGAAATGAAGTATTTATTTTCCAAACACTTGCCACAGAAGGTAAGTGAGTCTTTACATTTGTGGTTGTCTCATCCCTACGTAAGGTAAGGGTTGTGCTTTGTTGAGGCATTTCAGAGAAATTGTTTGGCATGCCACTCGTGATACTTAGGGTCATGGGTGTTGGGGATGATTTTGTTGAGCTAGTGAGGCTTGTGTTCGTAACCATTCCATCTTGGAGATGAATAGTTAGAGTCGCAGCTGCTGCTTCATGTGACTTGATAGTTTCTGTGGATGCATCTTCTGGAAAGGGCATGAAAGCCTTATCAGTGCTAGTAAAGGCAGTGTCTCTGCTTAGAGTGGCACCAAACGTTGTTTCCTTTGATCGATGTTGTTTGGGTATTTTGGTAACTTTGGGTTGAGTTACCATACTCAGAGAGTTAATGCTGTCCACTGTCTGCATCCCACTTACAGCGAACAGGCTTGAAGTAACTCCAGAAGGTGTGGGAATAATGTAATGTTCTTTCAAAGATGATATTTGGTTAGAACAGGGGGTCCCTATCACATGGGCTTTTGTTTCCATCATCCATTTTATTAAATAAGTAATATTTTGTTTGTGGTCACATGACCACCTATTATTGTAGAGGGTTAGCTCTTGCACCTGAAAGAGTTGGTCAAAAGCTTGATCTGGAATGAACGTGAACTTATTGTTGTGCAGATAGAGATGTGTAAGATTTGGCAGGTTTATTAGTGTTCCTGGAAGGATCTGTGTCAAGGAATTGTTAGACAGGTCCACAATTTGTAGTTTGGAGGGCATATTGGTTGGAACAGTCCAAAGTTTGTTACTGCTGAGGTTGAGTACCTCAAGACTTCTTAGTGTATTTTTAATGAGGACAACCTTTTCCAGCATATTCTTAGAAACATCCAGATATTTAAGGTTCCACTGATAAGCAGTATCAGATTTTTCAAGAAGTTTAATGTTGTTGTTAGCAGCAGACATGTTCCAGAGTGACCGGGGTAGCTGAGCAGGCAGGCTTACGAGCCTGTTGTTTGAAATGTCCAGGGTCCTCAGATTGGTATATTGGGTTAACTGGTTATGCAGATCAGTAAAATGGTTATAAGACaggtttaaatatataatattctctTGCAGTCCAGATGGTAATGTAGTCAAGTTTCTGCCTGAACAGTCCACATGCCTGTGCCTCTCTGTGCATATACATTGGAGaggacaaatgcataaaataccaGGTGTGAGAGATAGAAGGATGAACAGGCAGGGAGACATTTTCAATATCTGATATTCCATCAAAGCCTGGAAATAAACAGATACACCCTTCTTTTAATATGCAAATACAATTTAGGCATCTGCATAGGTCGATTAGCATTAGGCAAAATTTTCAATAAACCTCTTGTTGTTGAGTCCTTTTATAATTGTTCCAGTGATTAAACTAACAAAGCTCCCCTTCATTTATAGTCCAAATGCTTAATCCTTCAATTGGGGCTATGTAGTAGAGGGAGACTCTTCCCCCCCCTCctgcattttccccctttctactCCCTTCTTTCACCATAGTCTTTCTTATTTATCATCCCATAGTCTTAATATTATAAAGTAGTATTCTATGCAAATAAAGAGCCAGAATCTTAAGCTATTACCATTTTCAATAATACTCTTTCTTACTCAGATGGGAAAAAATGGCTGTCGTGTCtctattttagttgttttttgctttttttttttgaatctctGCAGTAATGTAACAGtccatgtgtgtgtgtagagtGAGATTTTATTTGGATATTAAAGCAATGCTTAGAAATTTAATCTTTGTCTTTTTAGGATAAACATATCcctgtaaaatattttaagatatttgaaAAATCCAGACCAATATCATACCTTTAAACCTCACATTTTACAAAGTAATGTTTTCCTGTATATTTCAGTGCCAATTCTAAAGGAATACCATGTGTATATTTACAAagtgaatgaatattaaaaagaaatccctTAACTCACACTGCAGCAAATTTCCGGTACATGCACTTCCTATTGAGTATATATTCAATCCTAACGGTGACTTTttcttaagaaagagaaaataattgtgaagtcatctgttactgatttttaaaaacaacttacCATAGTGTCGTCTTCAACATCAGCATCTcatttctccaagaaacttaAGCTTAAAGGTCGTCTTGTTCTGGAGAGTAGAAACCGTTTCTGGCTGTGGGCTTTGCTTGCCTGCTCAGCTGCATTGTGTTGCTGTGAGCTGAAGCTCTGCAACCACCTGATCAGTACCACATAGGAAGACTGCAGAGCTGTCATTGGTGCTGACTCAAATTTATTTCAAGGGGTGCACACGCAACAAAAtggacaatcttttttttttttttttcagatttacaGCATTGACCATAACTACATGTCTCAGATTTGCTACAGTTTAAAATACCTCATGCACGTTAGACCTGGCCCTTAACTCATTTCTATGTATTTGTCTGAGCTTAGGTTTCACATTTCAACATTtgcctatttaaaaatttttggttctttttaataCCTCCCCTCTTCAATCTGTTTATGTGTTGAAAATGAATTTGGCCTTCCTATTTAAGTACAGAAGTACAGAAGTACTTAAATATGATTATTTTGTCTTCTTCTTTCAGTTGCAAAGGCGCGTTTGACCCAGGCTGCACACAAGCTAGGCtacatttaaaagtaatttttatcaGTTCATATGGTATAatgaacacattttattttgtgtcttttgggttcaggatttttttttccatgaaacaTATTTTGTATAATGAGTGGGTATGAATATTGTTTTTCCATTAACATTTTGGTATTATGTGAATGacctttgattttaaaaaaaactttttattttggaatattttcaaacttacaggacaatacagagaactccaatatactaCCTACCCATATTttccaacttttaacatttttgccatattctttcctctcttcttcttcctccctccctctctcttttttctttctctgtttctctcctaTCATGTCTAtccattttttgaatatttgagaGTTGCATACGTCttgctccttgaacatttaatatttgaccatttgatttttttaatgcaattttattgagatatattcacttaccatataatccatccaaagtatacagtggttcacagtattcacatagttgtgcattcatcaccgcaaTCAATTATAGAACAGTTTTCATTGCTCAAAACAAAACATCACATGCCTCATCTCCCCCTCCTGTCATTGATCCCAAGCAtgggtatggtacatttgttactgttgttgaAAGAGTATTAAGATACTACTGTTAACTTCAGtgcatagtttgcaataggtacgtTTTTGACCATTTGATTTTATGTT
Protein-coding sequences here:
- the OMG gene encoding oligodendrocyte-myelin glycoprotein produces the protein MALMEYQILKMSPCLFILLSLTPGILCICPLQCICTERHRHVDCSGRNLTTLPSGLQENIIYLNLSYNHFTDLHNQLTQYTNLRTLDISNNRLVSLPAQLPRSLWNMSAANNNIKLLEKSDTAYQWNLKYLDVSKNMLEKVVLIKNTLRSLEVLNLSSNKLWTVPTNMPSKLQIVDLSNNSLTQILPGTLINLPNLTHLYLHNNKFTFIPDQAFDQLFQVQELTLYNNRWSCDHKQNITYLIKWMMETKAHVIGTPCSNQISSLKEHYIIPTPSGVTSSLFAVSGMQTVDSINSLSMVTQPKVTKIPKQHRSKETTFGATLSRDTAFTSTDKAFMPFPEDASTETIKSHEAAAATLTIHLQDGMVTNTSLTSSTKSSPTPMTLSITSGMPNNFSEMPQQSTTLTLRRDETTTNVKTHLPSVASVWKINTSFLLILNAMVMLVV